Within Hirundo rustica isolate bHirRus1 chromosome 12, bHirRus1.pri.v3, whole genome shotgun sequence, the genomic segment CACCTGCCATGGCCGGCACTGGGACAACCACCACGCTGGGCACCGCCCGTCCTTCGGAGCACCTTCCGGTGACAAAGGGAGGGGGGACAACAGGACGAAGCCCCCACCCCGCCCCTGGGGAAAGCTCTCTCTTCTcgccctccccgccgccccAAGCCCCCCGGGCCCCGCGGGAGTGGGGCCTGGCGGGTACCTTTCCGTGCGCCTCGTCCCTCCACCGCCGGCCGCCCCTCTCAGTGCCACATTGTCCCCGGCGGCGCCCAGTGACACCCGGGGCAGGAACAATGAGCCGCTTGACAGGCCAGGGCCAAGctggcagccccggcccccACCCCGGTCCACGCCGGGGCCCCCCTCgctcttcccctctcccacaTCCCTCCCTCCGGGATCCTATTACAGCGGATAAGAGACACTAAAAGGAACAATGCACCCTGGGTAAGGCCATCTGCCACCGCTGGGGACATTCCTGCCCCCCCCCCGGTCCCCCTCCCTTTGGCTCACACATCGCCCCTCTTTGTAATTgcgtggtttttttcctggaagccGATCAGCTGGCAGGGCTCGAGGGCTCAAGGACACCGGAGCggggagggatggggcagctggCACCCCAAGGCCCGCTGGCACCCCGTCCTGCTGCTGTGAGGTGGTGCCTAAAGGGGCAAGAGGCACCCCTGTATGGGGGGTTagggacagcagctggggacatgAGCATCTGGGGGAGTCAGGGATGCTCTAGACAGGAGTCCTGCCAGACTGCCAGGGCAGAGACCAGCTCCTGCACCCTTGGCACTGCCTTGTGTCCCACACACGGGCATCCTTCACCCACAGAAAAGTGtccgtccccccccccccttaccTCCCCCACTAAATCCTCCTGGGCCCTGGCGTAAGCAGCTAAAGCCCAGGCAAGCTTGGGAAGGGGGGGGGCATTGGGGGGGGCACCCTTCTGCCGGCTCCATCTGTGCCCCCAAGGGCCCGGTGCAGAAGCACCAAAGGCAGAGGAGGCAGGGGGCTTGTCTCCTGTCTCTCAGGTCTCCATGCCTGCCCCCTCATCTGTTCATGGCAGCCACTTGTTTGGTAAATTGTCTCCCACCTCCCCATGGTGCTGGGCGGATGCTGCCGTGGGCAGGAgcctcccagggctggcagtTCCCTTTTAAGCCCCTGTGGATTACCCTGGACTTGGGTGCATGCCAGGAGGGgtaggaggaggaagaggaggatgaagaggagGCTGGCCAGCTAGGGACATGGATGTCACTACCTGTCCCTCAACAAAGCCCTAGGGCTCCCTGGGCACCCTCTGAGGTTCATGGGGGTCCTGTCAGAAGTGATGGGTGGGCTCCAGCGAGGATGGCACTCATTCATCCACAACCCCCAAACGCAGCATCCCTCAGTGGCTGCAtcttccctgctgtcacccCCCAAAGCTGTGTGGGACAGCAGCCATGGAGGTACGGAAGGGAGAAGGAGGTGGGAAAGGTGGAAAAGAAGCAGGGTGAACGTGGCAGAAAAGCAGTGTCAGAGCTTGGGGTTTTATTTGGTCTCAAGAGAGGGTGGTGATGGTGTGGGTCAGTGCAGTGTGAGTGCCAGCCAAGCACCTGGATTGGCACAAGGTGCAtgtgcaggcagaggggtgggTGGGCTGGCCACATCCCTCTGACCTGTGGTCCCGTCCTGCtcacttcagctgctgcaggaaggccAGGAGTCCAAGGTGCCACTCATTGGGCTTGTCCAGGTAGCAGGCGTGTCCTGCACCCTGCAGCATCAGCACCTGGTGCTCAGGAAGGTGCTGCAGGTTGTTCAGACTGGTCTGCCCCAGCTCTACGTCCTGGTCACCATACACGATCAGCGTAGGGGTCTGTAGAGGGGGAATGCACCCTGCATTGCAAATGTCACCCAGGTACTCACTCCCTCTGCCAGGAACATCCTGGAGGGGAGACACTCGCCCTTCTCCCCACCCAGTATGACAAAGGGAAACAGCAGATCAGACTCCTGGGTCTCCAGTTGCCCCCTCTTTACCTCCCACTACCCCACATTTATATTCCTTCATCATCACGTTCCCTTCTTTCCGTGGCAACAGGGTTTCTCGCCTGTTTGGCCTTTCCCCTGCTCAACCCCAGTGCCAGGGTCCCCTCTTCACCATCCCCTCCCAGTTCCCTGACCTCCCCAGTGCCCTTCCAGGCTGTACTTTGATCTGGGCATACTGCTCCGCCGTGAATTTCTCAGTGCAGATGGGTGCCACAGGTACATAGGCCTTGAACAGCTGGCTGTGCTCTAAGAGGAAGGGCAGCGAGTACATGCCACTGAGCGATGGGCTGATCACCACAGCTGGACCCAGGCACAGAGCCTCCGAAACTGCCTTCAGGAACACCGCCGGTGCTGGCTGGCCCACGGGTGCTGGGGCCACAGCATCCTTCGAGCGCCCCAGCCCTGAATCGTGGGAGACAAAAGTGGCCCTGTCAGGCTCCACACCGCCTCAGTGACTGGGAgaagccagcacagcacagcacagcacagcaggacaccAGGGTTGCCATTCTGGCCACCCAAACCAGTGGGCGGCTACCCCTCCTGACTCTAGCGCTGTGCTCACCACACCTTACCCGGCAGGTCGATGGCCACGGCTCGGTAGCCGTTCTCGGCCAGCGTGGCCAGCGTCCCCACCTGCAGCCAGGTTTCGGAGGAGAAGCGGATGccgtgcagcagcagcactgtcagCTTTGGCGCTGCCTGGGCTGGCTCAGCTTGGCGGTAGAAGAGGGTCTGTCCTTGCACCGTGACGGTGCTCTCGGTGATCGGCGGCGTGGCCATGCcggggggccggggggctgcTAAGCGGGGTGAGAGGTGGGAACGGGAGGGCTGACTGGCCGCCTGCCGCTCTCGAGGCCCGGTGGGGGCAGGAAGGCAAGAGGGCTATGAGGGGGTCACACCGGCATCATCTTCACTGTTGGTGGCACCACCGGGGTCACTGATGTACCAGGCGGCCTCACGGGCCTGCCCCGGCCTCGGTTTCCCCGTCCAGCGCCGGGCCTGCAGCCCTTACCTGCTGCTCCGCACACGGGGCCGGCCGCCGCTCGCCTCCTTCCCGCCGCACCACGGGACTGGTGGTGCCGCGCTCCGGGGCCAAAGACCGGCGGGGCGGGCGAGAGAACGGCGGCACCGCCTCATGGAGCAGAAGGTCCGGGGCGGCGCCGGGAACTGCTGGGGCCTCGCCGGGCCGGGCCTCGCCGAGCCCTGCCCCGACAAGCGAAGCCGAGCTTTCCCGAGCGAAGTGGAGCCTTGCCGAGCAAAGCCGAGTCTTGCCGAGCAAAGCCGAGTCTTGACGAGCGAAGCCGAGCCCTAGCTGAACTCTACCGAGCCAGACCGAGCGCTGTAGAGCAGAACCCGAGCTCCGCCGTGCCGGGCTGAGCCCAATCCGAGCCCTGCCCGAGCTCTGGCGAGAGCCGCCGAATCCCTAACGAACATAGCCGAGCTCTGCCGAGCTCTGCCGAGCTTGGCCGAGCCCCCGCCAATCCCTCGAGCCGGGGCTCCGGCCGTTCCGTCCTTCGGGGCTGTAGTGTTGCGGGCTGCCGCCAGGCGGGGCCCGGGGCCCAGCGGCGCCGTGcgcggcgggccggggccggcagggccggggccgagcggggccggggccgagcggggccgCCAGCGCCGGGCGGGGGCTCTGGCTGGGCCGGAGCTAAGCAGAGCAGCGGGGGCTGGGACCTGTTCCCccgcagcagcagggctggggtccCGCAGCCCCGCGCTGCCGCTCTCCTTCTCCAGCGGGAGCGGAGATGCTGCTTGCCCGCAGccgcctggggctgctgctcctcgggGCGCTCCTCACTTTCCTCCTGTACCTCTTGCTCCCGGCCGCCCGGCGCTCACGGCCTGACGAGGGGAAGCGGGATTGGCGGGCGGCCAACGGCACCGTGCGGACGGGGATGGCTGCGGGAGAGTGCCCCGTGTTCTACAGGGAGGTTCCCGCAGCAGCTGTCGGCCCCAGGAGGTGGGTCAGCCCGCCGGCAGGTGGGGGGTGCCAGGCCCTGCGCTCGGTCTTCGCCAGCCCCCGTGCTCGCTGGATGCTGCAGGCCTGGCAGCCTTCCTGAACCTTCCCGCCCGTCTTTTCCCCACACAGGCCCGATGTCCTGCTCCTGCACGGCCAGGCGTTCACCTCCAAGACGTGGGAGGCCTTGGGCACACTGGCGCTGCTCGCTGCAGAAGGCTACCATGCGGTCGCAATAGATCTGCCTGGTAGGACCGTGGCACTGTGCTTAGCTGATTCCTTTGGGCAGCTCCAGTCCCTTGCCTTAGTCACTGCTGGGCTCTGGATCTCTTTAGGGAGGGCTTTGGATAGGTACTGGTGATCCCTGGGGCAGTGTGCCTGGGATTAGTTTGTGTCCTGGGGCATTGATGGCTGTGACTGTACAACCCTGGGGCTTGATGGAGCGCCCTTTTTTTGCCAAGCCTTTGAACCCTGGTGAGGAGAGACCATTGCAGGTTGCACAATGCCCCCTGACCATCCCATGCCCTCTTGCCCATACCAGGCTACGGGGATTCGCCACCACTGGAGATggcagtgacagcacagggcCGGAGGACTTTCCTGGAGCATGTTTTCCAGGAGCTGGCCATGCAGAGGCCTGTTCTTGTCAGCCCGTCTATGAGTGGCCgcttttccctgcccttcctcctgGCACACGGGGACCAGCTGGCCGGCTTTGTGCCCATCGCCCCCGTGGGCACCAAGGACTACACTGCTGAACAGTACCGGGGAGTCCAGGTGGGTTTTTGGGCTCTTAGGGGCTGTCCTGGGTATTGGCAAGCCTTATggcccagctggctgcagggtGATGTGGAGGGTAGCACTATTTTGGGGTGAGTGAGGGGGACCTGTGGCCCCCAGCTCACGggggtgctggcagctgcctcccCTCAGCTTTGCAGCCCCCGTGGTGGTGGATGGAggtgggcacagcccagggggAGTGTGGTGGCCATTTACCCCTGTgacagctgcttttgttttctctctccccttaCCAAGACGCCCACCCTGATCCTGTACGGTGACCGTGACACCCGCCTGGCTCCCCAGGCCCTGCAGaacctccagcacctccctgagCACCGTGTGGCcgtgctgcctggagctggccaTGCCTGCTACCTGGACAAGCCAGACGCCTTCCACCAGGCCCTGCTGGGCTTCCTGCGCCAGCTGAAGTGAGCgccgcctcctccctgccaAGCAGAGCGGCTGAGGCGGCCGAGGGACTGGGAGGCACAGACAGCTGGCCTGAGGGATGCTGTTCCCTCCTGGGGTATCCCCAGGATGGCGGGGGGGAGGGACTGGAGGCGTCCTTTGCTGGCAAGACAGGGTGTCGTCTGTCAACGAGGCCAATAAACTGATGCTGCTCCGGTTTCTGCGTGTGTCCCCAAGCGCCGCGGGGCTCCAGCGCCGTCTCTCCGCCGCTAGCGTATGGCCAGGAGGCTGCCCTGCCCTTGCGTGCACCCTGCCCCTCCCTTGCCCCCCGCTCCTCCCCTGCCCGCCTCCTGCCCGCTGCTGCCGGCGGGGCGGAGCGCAGcgcggcgggcggagcggggccgggcgggcagcgccggcggcagcagcgccgAGGtagggccgggggcggcggggggctgAGCGGCGGAGCCGGGCAGCAGCGCCCAGCACCCCGCGGGTGGGTGCCCCGGTGCCTTCGCCCCGCTTAAGCCCGGGCCAAGGTACCCTGCACCCCTCCGCGCCCCCCTTGCACCCCTCCTGTACTCCCCTGCGCTCCCTTGCCGCGCTGTTCTGCACCCCTAACCATGGTATCTTGCACCCCCTGCGCTCCTAACCACAGTATCCAGTGCCCTTCTGCCCGTGCTACGCCGGCACCCCAATAacgcagctgctgcagccctaaCCTCggtgccctgcctgccctctgCTTCACCCCGTACCCCTCCAGCCCTACCCGCGGGAGCCTGCGCTGCCCGCTGCTCTAACCACGGTGTCCGTGCATCCCAGCTGCAGTACCTCTGCACCCCCTGCCTGCACCCCAGCCATGGTACCCCTAACCACAGTCCCACTGCACCCCTCATAGCCTCTCTGCACCTCCCGCTCCCATTTCCTCCCCAGTATTTGCCTTAATCTCTCCTGCTGAACCCCCGTGTGCCCCTGAGTACCCCACATCCTCCTGCTCACCACAGCCGCCCAACTTCCATCAAACAGCTCCCACAGTAGCCTGTCACCCTAATGTGGTCCCCCAGTCCCTCTATCCTCTGTTAACCCTTCATTTCCCTTCACCACCCCCATTTCTCTGCACCCCCAGAGCCTTTCCttgcagctctcctgccccCTTTCCCTACTTGCACTCCCTTAGACCAGCATCCCGTCTTCCCTGCCTGCGTCCACCAGCATTCCCACAAACCTCTAACCCCTGGCTAATCCCAACTACCATGTCTCTCTACCCAACATACCCTTCTTCCCCTTTATCCTTCTTCATACTCCCTCACCTAGTTgcctccctttcctcccagctAGCCCTTCCCTGGATTTCATCCCTTCCCCGGGCATCATAGcctgtcctggctctgtgcttGGGGCAGGAACCTGTGTTTTGGGGGAAGAAGGACAGGACGGTGTGGGGGTCACACCCTATCCTGCCCTGTACCCAAGTTGGGGGGGATTTCTCCCAtggtggcagtgtcccaggaGTCCCACGGGGAGACCTTTGCCCCATCTCCCTTTGGTTTCTATGACGACCGAGCATGCCAGCGGACTTTGGAGGGGCCGGTGGGTGATTAACCATCTTGCAGCTCTTTCCCCAGAGCTTTGCAGCCCTGGTCCCAGACATGGCACCCGGGAAGCCTGGGAAGAGCACGGGGGCCTCAGAGAACCCCTCGGTTACGCTTTTCCGGGAGTACCTGCGGATTGACACTGTCCACCCTAAACCTGACTATGGTGAGGATGGGGGACAGGACGGGGAGCCATGTGGGGATCGGGTAACGCGGCTTTGCAGCTCTGATCTTTGGACCCAGGTGCCCAAGTCCTGTGCTGTGGCTGTTTTGATGGTGGTGTTAAGGAGCGAACTCCTTTGTGCCTTATCTCTGCCGGTGCCTTTAGTTGGGGCAGGGACGTCTCAAGTgccctcagagctgctgtttgcttCTTCTAGCCCTGTGCCCCTTGCTCCGCTTTCCATGCTGCCCTGGCTCGGGGGTGGGTCATCTTGTGTGTAGATCTCCTTCTGACAACATTTATGTCTTCCCAATAAAGTACATTTTATTGGTGAGGAGCTCCCTAAACTCCACTGGAGAACAGCCTCCCTGAACTCACCCccattcaatttttattttttttttcatatttcccaAGTCAGCCCAAAGGGATGGTGATAagctgctcccatccctgttcATGGCCACTTCTTGTGTCCAGGACCTGCAGCATCTGTGTCTCTTGTCACCCCTTTCCTTGGTCAGGGAGCCTTGGGGTCCCTGGGGGTTCACAGTGAGAGACCCCAGTGTAACTCTGGCCATCCCCACTCTTCTCCAGATGCAGCTGTCCGGTTTCTGGAGCGTGTTGGCACCGACCTGGGCTTGGCCTGCCAAAAAGTGGAGGTGAGCAAGCTGAGAAGCTGCCTTCAGTCTgtccacccacccatccatctATCCACCTGTGCTTGGGTCCTTAGTGACCAAGATGTTCCTGTGTCTCACCCAGAGCTAGAGAGGAGTGAATCCCCTCTGCCTGTAATCCTCTGCTGACCTGAGCCCTTCCTTAAGCCAGTATTCCGGCTGCTCCCTGCTGACctttgcagctgcctgtgctgtgatTAGCTGGGTACCTGGCAGTGTCACGTTGGCTGGGGCCATCCTTCCTGCTGGGCACCTGCTGTCCTGGGAgactcctgggcagcaggggaagatGCTGGGTTTGTCTTCCCTCCTCTGATTTGCAGCTGTGTTTGGCACCTGCAGCCGGGCTCTGTCTGGCTGTGGAGGTTCAGGCAGACCTGCTGGAGAAAGGGGTGGCAGGTGGCATCCAGAAACTTTTCCCAAGCTGATGCTTTTTGGCTCCAGCCTGCTGGTCCAAGCCTTTCTGTCCTCATCCTGGACCTTGGTGACATcctgccttcctcccccagGTGTGCCAGGGCCGTGTGGTGCTGATCCTGACCTGGCAGGGCACGAACCCCCGCCTGCGCTCCATCCTTCTCAACTCCCACACCGACGTCGTGCCTGTCTTCGAGGTGCTGGGACGGGCTGAGGGGTGGGAAGGGCATGGAGAGGAGGACGGGCTGGATGGGATCCCATGCCCTCTGTGCTCCTCTGCCATCGTGGACgctcctccctgcaggagcactggACCTACCCACCCTTTGAGGCAGTTAAAGACTCGCAAGGCAACATCTACGCCCGGGGTGCCCAGGATATGAAGTGTGTCTCCATCCAGTGAGTGAAGGGCTCTGCACCTGCTGGGTGAGCACGGTGCTGGTGGTGTCTCTGAGGGATGCAGGACAGGATGCCGCTCTCCCCAAGGTCCCTGGGGCCAGAGGTGCCACTGCTTGACCTGCCCTGGGGTGGCTCAGAGCACACAAGCCCCTCTCCTCCACGATGACCGTACACCACCTTCCCTTGCAAGGTATCTTGAGGCCATCCGGAGGCTGAAGACAGAAGGGAAGTCTTTTGCCCGCACCATCCACCTCACCTTTGTGCCTGGTGAGTCCCCGGGCTGCCAGCCCCTCTCAGGAGCAACAGAaggggctggcagctggctgctgctctggagtcTCCCATGGCAGCCAGGCACCACCCAGCCAGGCTCCCCAGATTCTGACCTCCCCTAGCTCAAGGCTGGAGAGGGTTCCATGTCCAAGGACAGCAGGTGTGCTGATGGCATCCAGGCTGGCATGGAAGGAGGACTAGGGCTGGTGGGCTGGGGGATGCCCCAGTTCCTTCCTCCATGCCAGGCTCTCCCCCACAGATGAGGAGGTGGGCGGACACAAGGGCATGGAGATGTTCGTGCAGCGGCCTGAGTTCAAAGCACTCAACGTGGGCTTTGCCATGGATGAGGGTGAGTagtggcagggctggcacagggacgTGTCGCCTCTTAGCACGCACTCCTCTTGGCATCACTCCTCAGGCACCAGCATCCCACATGCTTCCAGGGACCCCTTGGGAGATCATTCCCGTGGGCAGTGACCCACACGGTGCCAGTCTGGAGGAAAATGCTTCCAGGACAGAGCAGATGGGGCACGTCATGGTATCCCCATGCCCCCCTGACTCCTGTCTGTGTCCACCACAGGCCTGGCCAGCCCATCTGACACCTTCAGTGTCTTCTATGGCGAGAGGAGCCCATGGTGTGAGTATCTGTGTGTCCACTGCCCTGCCCCTGGCTCTCCTGGGCTCTGGGGCACTGATGCTATCCCAGGCTTTCTGCTCAACCCTTCCCTCTATGCCTACTGCTGCAGGGATAAAGGTGAAGTGCATGGGCAGCCCCGGCCATGGGTCCCGCTTCATCAGCAACACGGCAGCTGAGAAGATGGTAAGAGAGGGGTACCCCCTGTGCACCCCTCgtgccagccctgggctgccaggCACTGCCCGTGGGGCTGGTCCTCacctgctgcccttccctccccagcacaaAGTCATCAACTCCTTCCTGGCCTTCAGGGAGAGCGAGAAGCAGAGGTAGGAGATGGGCAGCAGGATGGCAGTGGCTTACTCAGTCCCTGGAGGGGCCCTTTGGGATCCCGAGCCAAGCTGCGatctggtgctgctgccctgtgctcatTTCCCCATTTTGGGTGACGGGAGGGTAGGGAAGCACTTCTGCCCAGGTGGCAGATGGTGACTGTCCCTTGCATCCCCCAAGGCTCAAGTCCGACTCAAGGCTGACCCTCGGGGATGTCACCTCTCTCAACATGACCATGCTGGAGGGGGGTGTCTCCTTCAACGTGGTGCCCTCTGAGATGGCTGCCAGCTTCGACATCCGCATCCCACCCACTGTGGACCTGAAGGTGGGCACCGTGCCAGCCCCACCCAGGAGAGGAGTGGGACGAGGGTACCCTGCTCACACCCCTCCTCTGGTCTCTGCCCCAGGCCTTTGAGGAACAGGTGGCCACGTGGTGCCGTGGTGCCGGGGATGGTGTCACCTATGAGTTCCACCAGGTGAGGGATCTCAGCCACCTGGGCGTATCGTGCCTGTCCCTCCCCTGCCaagtgccaccccctgccccttCATCTGCCCTCTGCCTCTTGTCAGAAATGCATGGACCAACACATCACCTCCACTGAGGAGTCAGACCCATGGTGGAAGGCCTTCAGTGGGGTCTGTAGGGACATGTAAGTAGTGTCCCCAGGAAGGACAGGACCCTGGCAGGGACGTCCTGTGGTGGAAACCAGGTGGCCCCTGGGAATCTCAGGGGGTCATgtcaggggctgg encodes:
- the ABHD14A gene encoding protein ABHD14A, which produces MLLARSRLGLLLLGALLTFLLYLLLPAARRSRPDEGKRDWRAANGTVRTGMAAGECPVFYREVPAAAVGPRRPDVLLLHGQAFTSKTWEALGTLALLAAEGYHAVAIDLPGYGDSPPLEMAVTAQGRRTFLEHVFQELAMQRPVLVSPSMSGRFSLPFLLAHGDQLAGFVPIAPVGTKDYTAEQYRGVQTPTLILYGDRDTRLAPQALQNLQHLPEHRVAVLPGAGHACYLDKPDAFHQALLGFLRQLK
- the ABHD14B gene encoding putative protein-lysine deacylase ABHD14B yields the protein MATPPITESTVTVQGQTLFYRQAEPAQAAPKLTVLLLHGIRFSSETWLQVGTLATLAENGYRAVAIDLPGLGRSKDAVAPAPVGQPAPAVFLKAVSEALCLGPAVVISPSLSGMYSLPFLLEHSQLFKAYVPVAPICTEKFTAEQYAQIKTPTLIVYGDQDVELGQTSLNNLQHLPEHQVLMLQGAGHACYLDKPNEWHLGLLAFLQQLK
- the ACY1 gene encoding aminoacylase-1; translated protein: MAPGKPGKSTGASENPSVTLFREYLRIDTVHPKPDYDAAVRFLERVGTDLGLACQKVEVCQGRVVLILTWQGTNPRLRSILLNSHTDVVPVFEEHWTYPPFEAVKDSQGNIYARGAQDMKCVSIQYLEAIRRLKTEGKSFARTIHLTFVPDEEVGGHKGMEMFVQRPEFKALNVGFAMDEGLASPSDTFSVFYGERSPWWIKVKCMGSPGHGSRFISNTAAEKMHKVINSFLAFRESEKQRLKSDSRLTLGDVTSLNMTMLEGGVSFNVVPSEMAASFDIRIPPTVDLKAFEEQVATWCRGAGDGVTYEFHQKCMDQHITSTEESDPWWKAFSGVCRDMKLQLKLEIFPAATDSRYIRAAGHPAIGFSPMNRTPVLLHDHNEFLNEQVFLRGIEIYACLLTALASVPPLPAER